In Lagopus muta isolate bLagMut1 chromosome 31, bLagMut1 primary, whole genome shotgun sequence, a genomic segment contains:
- the LOC125686087 gene encoding zinc finger protein 501-like, with amino-acid sequence MPGDLSPGTGIADMLEDLEESGVAKRAWGAVCVEEMRRDVQGGLEQGQGEQITEPLGKGLGKTGRSPLDFNVGQRVPEEPRSKDVCQKKKQNPCTECGNSFEKDSSIINHQCIRSSMSPNKSSGCGKSFKSCSALKLHKRRHTGQRPFQCPECGKRFRSSSELKLHQRFHTGKRPYECSECGKSFTISSNLKRHQRIHTGERLYKCEKPYKCSECGKSFTISSDLNRHHLIHTGERPYKCSECEKSFRSSSELKSHHLIHTVEKPYKCSECGKGFKRCFELKLHDRIHTGEKPFQCPECGKSFTNHSDLKRHQRIHTGEKPYKCPECGRSFRSSSHLTYHKRFHTGERPYKCPECGKSFKSSSELKHHKGIHTGERPFQCPECEKSYKRRSNLNIHKHIHSACRL; translated from the exons ATGGGGTGCtgtctgtgtggaagaaatgagaaGGGATGTCCAAGGAGGCCTGGAGCAAGGTCAGGGTGAGCAGATCACGGAGCCACTGGGAAAGGGTCTGGGAAAGACAGGGAGGAGCCCGTTGGACTTCAACGTAGGTCAAAGAGTGCCTGAAGAACCCAGGAGCAAGGATGTGtgccagaagaaaaagcagaatccaTGCACTGAGTGtggaaatagctttgaaaaagaTTCCAGCATCATTAACCACCAGTGCATTCGCTCATCAATGAGCCCAAACAAGTCCTCTgggtgtgggaagagcttcaagaGCTGTTCTGCATTGAAGCTGCACAAGCGCAGACACACAGGACAGAGGCCGTTTCAGTGtcctgagtgtgggaagagatTCAGAAGCAGTTCTGAATTGAAGCTGCACCAGCGCTTCCACACAGGGAAGAGACCCTACgagtgctctgagtgtgggaagagcttcacaATCAGTTCTAATTTGAAGAGgcaccagcgcatccacacaggGGAGAGACTCTACAAAT GTGAAAAaccctacaagtgctctgagtgtgggaagagcttcacaATCAGTTCTGATTTAAACAGGCACCATCTCATCCACACAGGGgagagaccctacaagtgctctgagtgtgAGAAGAGCTTCAGAAGCAGTTCTGAATTGAAGTCGCACCACCTCATCCACACAGTTGAAAAACCGtacaagtgctctgagtgtgggaaggGCTTCAAGAGGTGTTTTGAATTGAAGCTGCACGATCGCATACACACAGGAGAGAAACCATTTCAGTGTCCTGAGTGTGGGAAAAGCTTCACAAACCATTCTGATTTAAAGAGGCACCAACGCATCCACACAGGGGAGAAACCTTACAAATGTCCTGAGTGTGGGAGGAGCTTCAGAAGCAGTTCCCACCTAACCTACCACAAGCGCTttcacacaggagagagaccctaTAAGTGtcctgagtgtgggaagagcttcaaaagcagttcgGAATTGAAGCACCACAAGGgcatccacacaggagagagaccttTTCAGTGTCCTGAGTGTGAGAAGAGCTATAAAAGAAGGTCTAATCTCAACATCCACAAGCACATCCACAGCGCGTGCAGGCTATAG